A single Candidatus Binatia bacterium DNA region contains:
- a CDS encoding 2OG-Fe(II) oxygenase family protein, with protein MPPTQAPPSSDEIPEIDVTPLFGDRGSARDEIDRKICEAASRVGFMTIAGAPLGDDAGRQARDSLLRLFRLPEGERRKLWKKNFAPENPNLYRGWFPLESAEPRSREGFEIGPDVVRELPDSDDDLLFEPSVFPPEEQIPGWRRDAVAYYRAMESIGYALLASISRGIGISEDIFRGAFDDGISTLRLLRYPGRPAGEPLAPELEKYFMRWAGERVEVVCGGHVDSGLVTILAQCDAAGLQARTDDGHWIDVPPTENGLIINFGGLLARWTGGRVRATMHRVLSSGTERFSIPFFFEPRPNTVIAPLPLDGIEPFAPFQFGDYLWATTTKFPENHGLGHLRPARAPYRDPFEKQS; from the coding sequence ATGCCACCGACACAAGCGCCCCCGTCCAGCGACGAAATACCGGAGATCGACGTCACGCCGCTTTTCGGCGACCGTGGGTCCGCCCGAGACGAGATCGACCGCAAGATCTGCGAAGCGGCGTCCCGCGTCGGATTCATGACGATTGCCGGAGCGCCGCTCGGCGACGACGCCGGCAGGCAGGCGCGAGACTCACTGCTGCGGCTCTTCCGGCTCCCCGAAGGCGAGCGGCGAAAGCTCTGGAAGAAGAATTTCGCCCCGGAGAACCCGAACCTCTATCGCGGCTGGTTTCCACTTGAGTCTGCCGAGCCGCGGAGCCGGGAGGGCTTCGAGATCGGGCCGGACGTGGTTCGGGAGCTTCCGGACTCGGACGACGATCTTCTCTTCGAGCCCTCCGTGTTTCCGCCAGAGGAACAGATTCCGGGTTGGCGGCGGGACGCCGTTGCGTACTACCGAGCGATGGAGTCGATCGGCTACGCCCTCCTCGCGTCGATCTCACGCGGGATCGGCATTTCGGAGGACATCTTCCGCGGCGCGTTCGACGACGGAATCTCGACGCTGCGCCTTCTGCGCTACCCCGGCCGCCCAGCGGGCGAACCTCTCGCGCCCGAGCTCGAGAAATACTTCATGAGGTGGGCAGGCGAGCGCGTCGAAGTCGTTTGCGGTGGCCATGTGGACTCGGGGCTCGTGACGATTCTCGCCCAATGCGACGCGGCCGGCCTCCAGGCCCGAACCGACGACGGTCACTGGATCGACGTACCCCCGACCGAGAACGGGCTCATCATCAACTTTGGTGGTCTACTGGCTCGCTGGACCGGCGGTCGTGTGCGCGCGACGATGCACCGCGTGTTGTCCTCGGGCACGGAGCGCTTCTCGATTCCGTTCTTCTTCGAGCCTCGTCCGAACACGGTGATTGCGCCGCTCCCACTCGATGGGATCGAACCCTTCGCGCCATTCCAGTTCGGGGATTACCTCTGGGCGACCACGACGAAGTTCCCCGAAAACCACGGTTTGGGCCATCTGAGGCCGGCCCGCGCGCCGTACCGCGACCCGTTCGAGAAGCAGAGCTGA
- a CDS encoding SDR family oxidoreductase, with amino-acid sequence MGAVSIFTPVFRDVDERTYITDTAMVIASRMMETAVNEEGAEFLRWGKWANNAFNLLANAFWNRGTYVTDSINVTATREICRALSKEQLLVYASTTSLYGAGGGVSSEETEVCPVSHYGVAKLQAEQVFLSHEQSISLRWPTIFGVSPRMRTGLLIHDFVQKAVQEGTVVLFAGDSRRTFLHVEDCAAGYVFALEHAAEMAGQIFNVNAETLNASKRQIAELVKLYSFYDPASPVRPI; translated from the coding sequence ATGGGTGCCGTTTCGATTTTCACCCCGGTCTTCCGCGACGTCGACGAACGCACGTACATCACCGACACGGCGATGGTCATCGCCTCTCGGATGATGGAGACCGCGGTCAACGAAGAGGGCGCCGAGTTCCTGCGTTGGGGGAAGTGGGCGAACAACGCCTTCAACCTACTCGCGAACGCATTCTGGAATCGAGGTACGTACGTCACTGACAGCATCAACGTGACCGCGACGCGCGAGATCTGCCGCGCCCTCTCGAAGGAGCAGTTGCTCGTGTATGCGTCGACCACGTCCCTGTATGGCGCGGGCGGTGGTGTGAGCAGCGAGGAGACGGAGGTCTGTCCGGTCAGTCACTACGGCGTGGCGAAGCTCCAGGCCGAGCAGGTCTTCCTTTCGCACGAGCAGTCGATCTCGTTGCGCTGGCCGACCATCTTCGGCGTGAGTCCGCGGATGCGGACTGGACTTCTGATCCACGACTTCGTGCAGAAGGCGGTCCAGGAAGGCACTGTCGTTCTGTTTGCGGGGGACTCTCGCCGAACGTTCTTGCACGTCGAGGATTGCGCCGCCGGTTACGTCTTCGCGTTGGAACACGCAGCCGAGATGGCCGGACAGATATTCAACGTGAACGCCGAGACGCTGAACGCGTCGAAGCGGCAGATCGCGGAGCTCGTGAAGCTCTACTCGTTCTACGATCCGGCTTCGCCGGTCCGACCGATCTGA
- a CDS encoding alpha/beta hydrolase — protein MSIDREIELPGRGRTQVRDIPGPAGAPAVVLLHGLGATGRLNWGPCLRPLSEHFRVVCVDHRGHGQGLRTSRFRLADCADDAVLIAEQLDLGRFLAVGYSMGGPIASLTWHRHPEHVAGLVLCATARHFMTRKLARGARMVLASAAMIARLVPGAAQDRFLARMLARVEHPQLRERIVSELSGHEPSTVIQAAGAVARFSSHDWIGRVDVPTSVIVTTKDELVPPARQRKLAASIPNASAFEVHGNHAACIAKANVFAPTLVRACRDVARRADFTPRLATAV, from the coding sequence ATGTCGATCGACAGAGAGATCGAACTCCCGGGGCGTGGCCGAACGCAGGTACGCGACATCCCCGGACCCGCGGGCGCCCCAGCGGTCGTACTGCTTCATGGGCTCGGCGCGACGGGTCGCCTCAACTGGGGGCCGTGTCTCCGCCCGCTTTCCGAGCACTTCCGCGTAGTATGCGTCGATCATCGCGGCCACGGCCAGGGCCTACGCACGTCTCGTTTCCGCCTAGCGGACTGTGCAGACGACGCGGTTCTGATTGCGGAGCAGCTGGACCTCGGGCGCTTTCTCGCCGTCGGTTACTCGATGGGCGGGCCGATTGCCTCGCTCACGTGGCACCGGCACCCGGAGCACGTTGCCGGACTGGTGCTTTGTGCAACCGCACGTCACTTCATGACCCGTAAGCTGGCCCGCGGGGCGCGGATGGTTCTTGCGTCGGCCGCGATGATAGCTCGACTCGTTCCGGGTGCGGCGCAGGATCGCTTTCTCGCGCGGATGCTGGCGCGGGTCGAACATCCGCAGCTGCGCGAGCGGATCGTCTCCGAGCTGTCGGGGCACGAACCGTCGACCGTGATCCAAGCGGCGGGCGCCGTTGCGCGGTTCTCGTCGCATGACTGGATCGGTCGGGTCGACGTGCCGACGTCGGTGATCGTCACGACCAAGGACGAGCTGGTGCCCCCGGCGCGCCAACGTAAGCTCGCGGCTTCGATCCCGAACGCGTCCGCGTTCGAAGTCCACGGCAACCACGCCGCCTGCATCGCGAAGGCCAACGTGTTTGCGCCCACTCTGGTTCGAGCGTGCCGAGATGTCGCGCGACGAGCCGATTTCACGCCGCGACTCGCGACTGCGGTTTGA